DNA sequence from the Sulfurimonas sp. genome:
TAAGCATGAGTTCAACCGGCAATCTTGTTTATACTCCAAACTATGCGGGTCACGGAACAAACAAAGCTGCTGTTGAAGCAATGGTTCGTTACGCTGCTGCCGAGCTTGGCGAGAAAAACATAAGAGTAAATGCCGTAAGCGGCGGACCGATTGACACGGACGCACTAAGAGCATTTCCAAACTATGAAGAGGTAAAAAGCGAAGTCGTAAAACGCTCTCCGCTCTCTCGCATGGGAGAAGCCGAAGATATAACGGGTGCGTGTCTTTTCCTGTGCGGAAATGAATCTTCATGGCTGACGGGACAAACTATAGTAGTTGACGGCGGAACGACATTTCAATAAATTAACTTTTGGTTACATATAGGGTTGTATAATTGTTGCTTATACAAATAAGATTTCAAACAGACAAAAGGAAACCGAAATGAAACCAATCGCCACTATAGCAACAATCATAACTTCAACTCTTTTGCTAAGCACTTTAGCTATTGCAAAACCGAATCTTCCTCCTCCTGTTGAAGATTTTGTCAAGATGGAAAAAATGGCAGGTCCGGCAGGAGCATTTACGACAAAAGAGAATTTTCCCAAAGACTATTTTTTAATACCAAAAAACCTGCCATACCTTGTAGGAATGACACTTTATGACCCGTCAAGCTCAAATCTGGGATTGTCGAAAGAGCAGATAGAAGCAATACTGAAAATCAAAAAAGAGTTAATGGCAAGTGCGGCAGAAAAAGCTCTTATAGTTAAAAAACTCGAACTAGAAGTCGTTGAGAGAATCTCTTTTAAACATGACGGTGCCAAAGCTAAAGATCTTTATCCAAAAATCGATGAGATTGCAAAACTAAAAGCAGAACTTACTAAAATACATTTGGATTGTATAGAGAAAGTAAAAGCGGTTCTAACACCGAAGCAGTTTGAAGAGATGCTTGATTACGGTATCGTAAATATGTTTTAAATATAAAGGTATGGCATTAATGCCACACCCCTTCAAGTTTGTAGCCGCAGTACGGGCATATGCCGTTTTCATCTAGCTCATTTGTTACATACTGTCCTATGTTTCCGCTTCTGTCAATCACTCTTTTTTTACAGTTCGGGCAGTATGTAGATTCATAATCTTCATTGTCTACATTTCCGATATAGACATATTTGAGTCCCTCTTCTACTCCTATCTTATAGGCTCTAAGAAGTGTTGATTCGGGAGTGCGGGGAACATCAAGCATCTTGTACATCGGATGAAAAGCCGATAGGTGCCAAGGCATAGATGTATCAACAGAGGCTATAAATTTTGCAATCCCTCTAATATCTTCGTCGGAATCATTTTTACCAGGAATCAAGAGAGTCGTTATCTCTACCCAAATCCCTCTCTCATGAGCATATTTCACGGCTTCTAGTACCGGTTTTAGTCTGGCGCCGCAAATCTCTTTGTAAAACTCATCCGTAAAACCTTTGATGTCTATATTCATTCCGTCTATGTAGGGTGCAAGCAAATCTATCGCTTTTCGTGTTTCATAACCGCTTGTGACATAGATATTTTTCAGCCCTTTTTCATGCGCTATTTTTGCCGTGTCGTAGGTGTACTCAAAAAAAACTATCGGCTCATTGTATGTGTATGCAATGGAGCTGCATCCGTTTTCAATGGCAAGTTCAACGATTTTCTCAGGCGAAAGTTCACGCCCTACGATTCTATGGGCATGCTCTTTTGGATATTGCGATATGTCAAAGTTTTGACAAAACTTGCAAGAGAAGTTACACCCGACTGTTCCAAAAGAAAAAGCGCTGCTTGCAGGCAGAAAATTAAACATAGGTTTTTTCTCTACCGGATCAATATTTACGGCGGCGGCAAGTCCGTACACAAGCAGTTTTAGCTCACCGCCCTCAACTCTTCTTACACCGCATATACCGTACTCGCCCTCTTCAAGCTTGCAGGCATGCGCACACGCCTCGCATAAAATCTTACCGCTTGAGAGTTTTTTACTCAACCATGCACTATGTGACATCGTAATTTCCTTTAATAGATTATTTAATAGAGTTCTTGCAGAACTAGACCCTGAATCTAGTTCAGGGTGACGAAAACTCATAAATCTCGTCATTCCAAACTTGATTTGGAATCTAATTTTGAGGTTTTGCAAGAATTCTAATAAATCAACGGAACAAATGAAAATCCATATCGTTCAACTCCATCAAGTTCGCCATTCTCTTTTTTTGTCATTTCATAGATTGAATTTCGTACCGGAATAACGATTTTCCCGCCGATATTTAACTGTTTTGCCAACTTATGCGGAAACTCATCCGCCGCGGCTGAAACCAAAATACGATCAAACATCCCGCCTTTGATGCCGAGTTCATCTCCGGCTTCAATAATCTTAGCATTTTTAAACTTATATTTTTTAAGATTACCGCTTCCAAACTTTACAAGCTCACCTACCCTCTCGATTCCTATAACAGAGCCGTTTTCTCCTGCAATATAAGCTAAAAGCGCCGTAGTCCATCCCGAACCGCTTCCTATATCCAAAATCTTTTGTCCCTCTTGCGGCGAGAGCATCTCCATCATCATAGCCACTGTTCTTGGTTGAGAGATTGTTTGACCCTGCCCGATGCCAAGAGGATGATCTTCATAAACATCTGAAGCATTTGGATTTGCCACAAAATCAACCCTGTCTACATTTCTAAAAGCTTCAATAATGTTGTTTGAATAAAGCGCACCGATACCTACAAGATAATCAACCATTTTATCATTTGAACTCATCGTTATATATCCTCCAAACACGATTCAATGCTTTTAAACTCTAAATTGTGAGCCTGTGCAACGGATAGGTTTGTCACGGCTCCATTGTAAACATTTACTCCAAGAGCTAACGATGCGTCATTTTTAACGGCATTGAGAACTCCTTTATTTGCCAATTTTCTTGCATAAGAGATTGTAGCATTAGAGAGCGCAACGGATGAAGTTTTTGGATATGCTCCGGGCATATTCGCAACGCAGTAGTGCAACACACCCTCTTGGATAAAGATGGGATTTGTATGCGTCGTCGGTTTTGAACTCTCCGCCGATCCGCCTTGATCTATGGCGATATCGACAAAAACCGCTCCATCTCTCATCGCTTTTAACACCTCAAGAGTTATCAACTTCGGCGCCGATGCCCCTCCGTGAATCAGCACCGTACTTACGACAATATCAAATTCGTTTATTATTTCTAAAATTATTTGAGAAGAGTAAAGCACTGTTTTTACATGCAGTAACTTTTGCAGCTGTTCCAATTTCGGCATTGTACGGTTCATTACGGTTACATCCGCACCCATACCTGTTGCCATCTTTGCAGCGTTAAAACCTGCATTGCCCGCACCTATGATTAAAACTTTTGCAGGTTTGACCCCGTCTGCACCGCTTATTAAAACGCCCTCTCCGCCCTGATAGCGGCTAAGACAGTGTGCCGCGACTATCGGTGCCATTTTGCCTGCTATCTCGCTCATGGGTTTTAAAAGCGGAAGTTCATTTGCTACGGCAACCGTTTCATAAGCGATTGCACAAACCTTTTTTTCTGCCAAAACAGAAGTTAGCTCTTTTAGGGGTGCGAGATGAAGATAACAAAACAGCGTATGTTTCTCGTTTAAAAAACCGTACTCCGACGGTTGCGGCTCTTTAACTTTTATTATTAAAGCAGCCCCGTCATAAATATCTTTGGCATCAGGTACTGCTCTTGCACCTACACTTATGTAGTCTGCATCGCTAAAACCGCTTCCGACTCCCGCCCCGCTTTGAACAAGCACTTCATGCCCCTCTTTGATAAGCAACGCAACATTTTGAGGCGTTACGCCGACACGAAACTCATCAACTTTTACCTCTTTTGGAATCCCGATAATCATACTTTACTCCTTAAAAATCATAGAACCAATCTTTTGACTCTTTTAAAAACGGTCTTTGCTCATAGAACTCATCTTTATCGAGTTTAAATCTGAAATTTTGCATATATTCGCTTACAAGTTTATACGCCTCGTTTATCTCTTTAAATTTCTGGGCATCGCCGTCAGGCATATCGGGATGATAAATTTTTGACAGTTTCAGATACTTCTCTTTTAATCCTGCGTGCGTAAGTCGCGAAGCTATATTTAAAATTTCAAGAGCTTTTTCAAATTTTTCGTAATTCATAAACTATCCACTTTTAAATTTTTATTTAAACTATCGCTAAATATGCAGTTCACGCCCATGCTAAAAAG
Encoded proteins:
- a CDS encoding DnaJ domain-containing protein, whose product is MNYEKFEKALEILNIASRLTHAGLKEKYLKLSKIYHPDMPDGDAQKFKEINEAYKLVSEYMQNFRFKLDKDEFYEQRPFLKESKDWFYDF
- a CDS encoding protein-L-isoaspartate O-methyltransferase, whose protein sequence is MSSNDKMVDYLVGIGALYSNNIIEAFRNVDRVDFVANPNASDVYEDHPLGIGQGQTISQPRTVAMMMEMLSPQEGQKILDIGSGSGWTTALLAYIAGENGSVIGIERVGELVKFGSGNLKKYKFKNAKIIEAGDELGIKGGMFDRILVSAAADEFPHKLAKQLNIGGKIVIPVRNSIYEMTKKENGELDGVERYGFSFVPLIY
- the ald gene encoding alanine dehydrogenase, producing MIIGIPKEVKVDEFRVGVTPQNVALLIKEGHEVLVQSGAGVGSGFSDADYISVGARAVPDAKDIYDGAALIIKVKEPQPSEYGFLNEKHTLFCYLHLAPLKELTSVLAEKKVCAIAYETVAVANELPLLKPMSEIAGKMAPIVAAHCLSRYQGGEGVLISGADGVKPAKVLIIGAGNAGFNAAKMATGMGADVTVMNRTMPKLEQLQKLLHVKTVLYSSQIILEIINEFDIVVSTVLIHGGASAPKLITLEVLKAMRDGAVFVDIAIDQGGSAESSKPTTHTNPIFIQEGVLHYCVANMPGAYPKTSSVALSNATISYARKLANKGVLNAVKNDASLALGVNVYNGAVTNLSVAQAHNLEFKSIESCLEDI
- the amrS gene encoding AmmeMemoRadiSam system radical SAM enzyme; this translates as MSHSAWLSKKLSSGKILCEACAHACKLEEGEYGICGVRRVEGGELKLLVYGLAAAVNIDPVEKKPMFNFLPASSAFSFGTVGCNFSCKFCQNFDISQYPKEHAHRIVGRELSPEKIVELAIENGCSSIAYTYNEPIVFFEYTYDTAKIAHEKGLKNIYVTSGYETRKAIDLLAPYIDGMNIDIKGFTDEFYKEICGARLKPVLEAVKYAHERGIWVEITTLLIPGKNDSDEDIRGIAKFIASVDTSMPWHLSAFHPMYKMLDVPRTPESTLLRAYKIGVEEGLKYVYIGNVDNEDYESTYCPNCKKRVIDRSGNIGQYVTNELDENGICPYCGYKLEGVWH